The Silurus meridionalis isolate SWU-2019-XX chromosome 16, ASM1480568v1, whole genome shotgun sequence genome has a segment encoding these proteins:
- the tcf21 gene encoding transcription factor 21, producing the protein MSTGSISDADEFHDAELLDGLLPFGSCVDVAAGTSRESAEDSSNGEGSAANERTGRAPGKRRKTAASSRRTASGRGGGGGGGGGGSGEEGGGGGVAHEGKQVQRNAANARERARMRVLSKAFSRLKTTLPWVPPDTKLSKLDTLRLASSYIAHLRQILANDKHEHGYIHPVNLTWPFMVAGKPENDLKEMLNSTRLCGTTAS; encoded by the exons ATGTCCACCGGCTCCATCAGCGACGCGGACGAGTTCCACGATGCGGAACTCCTGGACGGTCTGCTGCCGTTTGGCTCGTGCGTGGACGTCGCGGCGGGGACGTCGCGCGAAAGCGCAGAGGACAGCTCGAACGGCGAGGGTTCGGCCGCGAACGAGCGCACCGGACGCGCGCCGGGAAAGAGGCGCAAGACGGCCGCGTCCTCGCGCAGAACGGCGTCCGggagaggaggaggtggaggaggtggaggaggtggtagtggagaagaaggaggaggaggcggCGTGGCGCACGAGGGCAAACAGGTCCAGAGGAACGCGGCGAACGCGCGCGAGAGGGCGCGGATGCGCGTGCTAAGCAAAGCGTTCTCGCGCCTTAAGACCACGCTGCCGTGGGTGCCACCCGATACTAAGTTGTCCAAACTGGACACGCTGCGGCTCGCCTCGAGCTACATCGCCCACTTGCGCCAGATCCTGGCCAACGACAAGCACGAGCATGGATACATCCATCCCGTCAACCTG ACGTGGCCGTTCATGGTGGCGGGGAAACCGGAAAATGACCTTAAAGAGATGCTGAACTCCACCAGATTATGCGGCACCACCGCATCCTGA